The following proteins are co-located in the Echinicola sp. 20G genome:
- a CDS encoding endonuclease MutS2, with protein sequence MQYPDNLESKINFDKIKDWIREECTSKLGTDMVQKVSFSKDLNLLNRLLDQTEEFRQILLSGELFPSSNFLNIFPYLEKAKIEGTFLYEEDFHEIKLSLITLKGCVDFFTKFQEDYPQLFQLLGLVNLDNTLLRAIERVLDDKGKIKNNATKELGLIRGQILYEENRLRKVLDRIFREAKAKGLTPDDASITIRGGRMVMPVLAENKRKIKGFVHDESATGQTVFLEPAEVLDINNELKELEYMERREVQKILMQLTDTLRPFIPELRSAFKFLGMVDFIRAKAKLALKMNASKPSLQKGKIIEWYNARHPVLEQALKQQDRGIIPLNIHLDHNSRLLVISGPNAGGKSVTLKTVALVQYMLQCGLLVPMDPHSKCTVFQNFFIDIGDEQNIENDLSTYSSHLMSMKYFTQFADKKTIFFIDEFGTGTEPQFGGAIAESILLALNKSGAYGVVTTHYGNLKQIAAKNQGMTNGAMRFDVDKLEPLYQLEIGKPGSSFALEIATKIGISKEIIGYAKEQIGDERVRYDKLLNKLESEKSKYEQILVEAQRKERLLTQRLKEYNELKETLESNQKQLIQQAKLEAKTILDGANKKIEETIRSIKENKAEKEATKKARKDLDHLKSAIKPDKAVRPKVPEEIKVVGGEIQAGDHVRLKDNGAIAQVLSVRNKDVEISIGDLKSNVKLNRLEKISNTTLKKEKKAISARMGFDTTSKMRDFSTNLDLRGKRGEEVLPIVQNFVDEGHMLGLKDLRIVHGKGDGILREITRNLLRTMPAVGKYEDEHADRGGSGVTLVTLR encoded by the coding sequence ATGCAATATCCAGATAATCTTGAGTCCAAGATTAATTTTGATAAAATAAAGGATTGGATCAGGGAAGAATGTACCAGTAAGCTGGGTACAGATATGGTTCAAAAGGTGAGCTTCTCCAAGGATCTTAACCTTCTGAACAGGTTGTTGGACCAAACTGAAGAGTTTAGGCAAATTCTTTTGTCAGGAGAGCTTTTTCCTTCTTCGAACTTTTTGAACATTTTCCCTTATTTGGAAAAAGCCAAAATAGAAGGGACTTTTCTTTATGAAGAGGATTTCCATGAAATCAAGCTTTCATTGATCACTTTAAAGGGATGTGTAGATTTTTTCACCAAGTTTCAAGAGGATTACCCACAGCTTTTTCAGTTGCTGGGTTTGGTCAATTTGGACAATACGCTTTTGAGAGCCATTGAAAGGGTACTGGATGATAAAGGGAAAATCAAGAATAATGCTACCAAAGAGTTAGGGCTGATTCGTGGACAGATCCTTTACGAGGAAAACCGGTTGAGAAAGGTTTTAGATAGGATTTTTAGGGAAGCCAAAGCCAAAGGACTGACTCCCGATGATGCTTCTATCACTATCCGTGGAGGAAGAATGGTAATGCCTGTATTGGCCGAAAACAAGCGGAAGATCAAAGGTTTTGTCCATGATGAATCTGCTACGGGACAAACGGTTTTCCTAGAGCCAGCAGAAGTCCTGGATATCAATAATGAGCTGAAGGAACTGGAGTACATGGAAAGAAGGGAGGTTCAGAAGATTTTGATGCAACTTACCGATACCCTCCGGCCATTTATTCCTGAATTGCGCAGTGCTTTTAAGTTTTTGGGAATGGTGGATTTTATCAGGGCCAAGGCAAAGTTGGCTTTGAAGATGAATGCCAGCAAACCGAGTTTGCAGAAAGGAAAAATTATAGAGTGGTACAATGCGCGCCATCCAGTTTTGGAGCAAGCGTTGAAGCAGCAGGACAGAGGGATTATTCCCTTGAATATCCACTTGGATCATAATAGCCGCCTGTTGGTGATTTCAGGCCCTAATGCCGGCGGTAAGTCTGTGACTTTGAAGACAGTTGCCTTGGTTCAATACATGCTGCAGTGCGGGTTGTTGGTGCCAATGGATCCCCATTCTAAGTGCACGGTGTTTCAAAATTTCTTTATAGATATCGGGGACGAGCAGAACATCGAGAATGACCTCAGTACCTATAGCTCTCACTTGATGAGCATGAAGTATTTTACCCAGTTTGCTGATAAGAAAACCATTTTCTTTATCGATGAATTTGGTACTGGAACGGAGCCTCAGTTTGGTGGAGCCATAGCAGAATCCATTTTGTTGGCCTTGAACAAATCAGGGGCTTATGGGGTGGTGACCACGCATTATGGTAATTTGAAGCAAATAGCTGCCAAAAACCAAGGGATGACCAATGGGGCCATGCGTTTTGATGTGGACAAACTGGAGCCTTTGTACCAGTTAGAAATAGGCAAGCCAGGAAGTTCATTTGCCTTAGAAATTGCTACAAAGATTGGTATTTCTAAGGAAATCATTGGATATGCCAAGGAGCAAATCGGTGATGAAAGGGTTCGGTATGACAAGCTCCTCAATAAGCTGGAATCAGAAAAGTCCAAGTACGAACAGATTCTGGTGGAGGCACAACGCAAAGAAAGATTGTTGACCCAAAGGCTCAAAGAGTATAATGAACTTAAGGAGACTTTGGAGAGTAATCAGAAACAGCTGATCCAACAGGCTAAGCTTGAAGCCAAGACTATTCTAGATGGAGCCAATAAAAAGATTGAAGAAACGATCCGTTCCATCAAGGAAAATAAGGCAGAGAAAGAAGCGACCAAGAAGGCAAGAAAGGATTTGGATCATTTGAAATCTGCCATAAAGCCGGATAAAGCAGTTCGCCCAAAAGTGCCTGAAGAAATCAAGGTAGTGGGAGGAGAGATCCAAGCGGGTGACCATGTCAGGTTAAAGGATAATGGAGCCATCGCCCAGGTCCTCTCTGTAAGAAACAAGGATGTGGAAATCAGCATAGGAGACCTTAAGTCCAATGTGAAGCTGAACAGGCTGGAGAAAATATCCAACACGACTTTGAAGAAAGAGAAGAAAGCAATCTCTGCAAGGATGGGTTTTGATACGACCTCAAAGATGAGAGACTTTTCTACAAACCTTGATTTGAGAGGAAAGCGTGGAGAGGAAGTTCTGCCCATTGTCCAGAACTTCGTAGATGAAGGTCATATGTTGGGCCTAAAGGATCTAAGGATTGTCCATGGAAAGGGAGATGGAATTTTGCGGGAAATTACACGTAATTTACTGCGCACCATGCCCGCTGTGGGAAAATACGAAGATGAACATGCCGATAGAGGAGGTTCAGGAGTAACCCTGGTGACCTTAAGGTAA
- a CDS encoding nuclear transport factor 2 family protein, translating to MKKLLIILSFCIASVFSVQAQSENSIELVKAVQELSSVMINPDKAKLKKLTDKKLSYGHSSGKNEDQETFINTLISGKSDFVSIDLENQSYEVVDDIGIARHILVAETNDSGVPGNVRIGILMIWRKNDNSWKLLARQAYKLPQP from the coding sequence ATGAAAAAGCTTTTGATCATATTGTCATTCTGTATTGCTTCTGTCTTTTCTGTACAAGCCCAATCAGAAAACTCCATTGAACTGGTCAAAGCAGTTCAGGAGTTGTCCAGTGTGATGATCAATCCGGATAAGGCCAAACTCAAAAAACTAACAGACAAAAAACTTTCCTATGGTCACTCCAGCGGAAAAAATGAAGACCAGGAAACTTTTATCAACACCCTTATTTCCGGTAAATCTGATTTCGTATCCATCGATCTTGAAAACCAATCTTATGAAGTCGTAGATGATATTGGAATTGCCCGACATATTCTGGTGGCTGAAACCAATGACAGTGGGGTTCCTGGAAATGTCAGAATCGGCATATTGATGATATGGAGAAAGAATGACAATTCATGGAAACTCCTTGCCAGACAAGCCTATAAGCTACCCCAACCCTAA
- a CDS encoding ATP-binding cassette domain-containing protein: MLEIRFNKAAKRFQYDWIFRNLDLHVEANSKIAITGSNGSGKSTFLKCLAGTNPLTKGSISYSFEGQPVSDADIYKKIVISAPYMELPEEFSLKELLTFHFSFKTPISGMSPEDMVKEMYLDEAINKQVSYFSSGMKQRLKLGLCFFSEAPLLILDEPTSNLDQRGSNWYLDLVQKFGQNRTIFVGSNDAKEYSFCNKSLNIEDYKQKKAL, encoded by the coding sequence ATGTTGGAAATCAGGTTTAACAAAGCAGCCAAACGCTTTCAGTATGACTGGATTTTTAGAAACCTAGACCTTCATGTAGAAGCCAACAGTAAAATTGCCATTACTGGCAGCAATGGTTCCGGCAAGTCCACTTTTTTAAAATGCCTTGCCGGAACCAATCCACTTACAAAAGGATCCATCTCCTATAGTTTTGAAGGACAACCTGTGTCTGACGCGGACATTTACAAAAAAATCGTCATCAGTGCGCCTTATATGGAATTGCCCGAAGAGTTCAGTCTAAAAGAGTTGCTCACTTTCCATTTTAGTTTTAAAACTCCCATTTCAGGAATGTCTCCAGAAGACATGGTTAAAGAAATGTACCTGGATGAAGCCATAAACAAACAGGTTTCCTACTTTTCATCAGGGATGAAACAGAGATTAAAACTTGGACTATGTTTCTTTTCAGAGGCCCCCCTGTTGATTTTGGATGAACCAACTTCCAATCTTGATCAAAGAGGCAGCAATTGGTACCTTGATTTGGTCCAAAAATTTGGGCAAAATAGAACTATTTTTGTAGGCTCTAACGACGCTAAAGAGTACTCCTTCTGTAACAAGTCGTTGAATATCGAGGACTATAAGCAGAAAAAAGCACTTTGA
- the lpxA gene encoding acyl-ACP--UDP-N-acetylglucosamine O-acyltransferase yields the protein MISKLSQIHENTKIGENVTIDPFTVVHEDVEIGEGTWIGSNVTIFPGTKIGKNCKIFPGAVIAGIPQDLKFQGEESTVEIGDNTTIRECVTISRGTIDKRVTKIGSNCLLMAYVHIAHDCAVGDNVIIANTVQVAGHVSIDDWAIVGGSSAIHQFVKIGMHAMISGGSLVRKDVPPFTKAAREPLSYAGVNSLGLRRRGFTSESISHIQEVYRYLFLNSLNNSRALEEIEINLPATKERDEIVNFIRSSERGVMKGYIN from the coding sequence ATGATAAGTAAGCTATCTCAAATACATGAAAATACCAAGATAGGTGAGAACGTCACTATCGATCCCTTTACGGTGGTTCATGAGGATGTAGAAATTGGAGAAGGCACTTGGATCGGTTCCAATGTCACTATTTTTCCAGGAACAAAAATCGGCAAAAACTGCAAGATTTTTCCAGGGGCCGTTATTGCTGGAATTCCTCAAGACCTCAAATTTCAAGGTGAAGAATCTACCGTTGAAATTGGAGACAACACGACCATCCGTGAGTGTGTCACCATCAGCAGAGGGACTATAGATAAAAGGGTCACCAAAATTGGCAGTAATTGCTTGCTTATGGCTTATGTGCACATCGCTCATGACTGTGCAGTTGGGGACAATGTAATTATCGCCAACACCGTTCAAGTAGCAGGGCACGTTTCGATTGACGACTGGGCAATTGTTGGCGGAAGCAGTGCAATCCATCAGTTTGTAAAAATCGGAATGCATGCCATGATTTCTGGGGGATCATTGGTCAGAAAAGATGTCCCTCCTTTCACCAAGGCAGCCAGAGAGCCTTTAAGCTATGCCGGGGTTAACTCTTTGGGTTTGCGAAGAAGGGGCTTTACTAGTGAATCCATTAGCCATATTCAAGAAGTTTATCGTTACCTTTTCTTGAATAGCCTCAACAATAGCAGGGCCCTTGAAGAAATAGAAATCAACCTACCTGCCACTAAGGAAAGAGATGAAATCGTCAACTTTATCAGATCCTCAGAAAGAGGAGTTATGAAGGGATATATCAATTAA
- a CDS encoding bifunctional UDP-3-O-[3-hydroxymyristoyl] N-acetylglucosamine deacetylase/3-hydroxyacyl-ACP dehydratase gives MKVKQHTIGKQVTVSGVGLHTGVVANMTFVPAPPNHGYKFQRIDLEGSPIVDADVDNVVDVSRGTTIEQSGARVNTVEHVLAALVGLEIDNVLIQLDGPEPPIMDGSSIQFINILEDAGLQEQNALRRFFEVPESIHYRDSGREVEMAALPLDDYRVTVMVDYNSPVLGSQHASIMDISQFKSEIASCRTFCFLHELEMLYKQNLIQGGDLNNAIVVVDRVVTDEELEGLAKMFNKPQVEVRKEGILNNVELRYKNEPARHKLLDVVGDLALVGRPLKAQILAARPGHAANVAFAKKLKRAMEKVGPSHIPHYDPKLPPVLDINQIGNILPHRYPFQLLDKIIYLDDTVVAGVKNVTINEPFFMGHFPNNPVMPGVLQVEAMAQTGGILVLSTVEDPENYWTYFLGIESCKFRKMVLPGDTLVFKCELLSPIRRGIAKMKGEAYVGNTLVCEAVMTASIVRKDA, from the coding sequence ATGAAAGTTAAACAGCATACCATAGGAAAGCAGGTAACCGTTTCCGGTGTTGGTCTTCACACAGGTGTAGTTGCCAATATGACGTTTGTTCCTGCTCCACCAAACCACGGATACAAGTTTCAAAGAATAGACTTGGAAGGCTCTCCAATAGTGGACGCCGATGTAGACAATGTAGTGGATGTATCCAGAGGAACCACTATAGAGCAGAGTGGTGCAAGAGTCAATACAGTAGAACATGTATTGGCCGCATTGGTCGGTTTGGAAATCGATAACGTACTGATTCAGTTAGACGGACCAGAGCCTCCGATTATGGATGGAAGCTCTATCCAGTTTATCAATATTTTAGAAGACGCTGGGCTACAAGAGCAAAACGCTCTTAGAAGATTCTTCGAAGTCCCAGAAAGCATTCATTACAGAGACTCTGGCAGAGAAGTAGAAATGGCTGCTTTGCCACTGGATGACTACAGGGTAACCGTCATGGTGGACTACAACTCTCCTGTTTTGGGCAGTCAGCATGCTTCCATCATGGACATTAGTCAGTTCAAATCAGAAATTGCTTCTTGTAGAACTTTCTGTTTCCTTCATGAATTGGAAATGCTTTACAAGCAAAACCTGATTCAGGGAGGTGATTTGAACAACGCCATCGTGGTGGTGGACAGAGTGGTCACTGACGAGGAATTGGAAGGTTTAGCAAAGATGTTCAATAAGCCTCAAGTGGAGGTGAGAAAAGAAGGTATCCTCAACAATGTGGAGCTCCGTTATAAAAACGAACCTGCCAGACACAAATTGCTGGATGTGGTAGGAGACTTGGCTTTGGTGGGAAGACCCCTGAAAGCCCAGATCTTAGCCGCCAGACCTGGACATGCTGCCAATGTAGCCTTTGCCAAAAAGCTCAAAAGAGCCATGGAAAAGGTTGGACCAAGCCATATTCCACACTATGATCCCAAGCTCCCTCCTGTGTTGGACATTAACCAAATCGGGAATATCCTTCCCCACAGGTATCCTTTTCAGTTATTGGATAAAATCATCTATCTTGACGATACGGTTGTAGCTGGTGTAAAGAACGTAACGATCAATGAACCGTTTTTTATGGGCCATTTTCCAAACAATCCGGTAATGCCTGGAGTATTACAAGTAGAAGCCATGGCACAAACTGGAGGAATTCTTGTTCTGAGCACAGTGGAAGACCCAGAGAATTATTGGACCTACTTCTTGGGGATTGAAAGCTGTAAATTTAGAAAAATGGTATTGCCAGGTGATACTCTGGTCTTCAAATGTGAATTATTGTCCCCTATCAGAAGAGGGATTGCCAAAATGAAAGGTGAAGCCTATGTTGGAAACACATTGGTTTGTGAAGCCGTAATGACTGCTAGCATTGTAAGAAAAGACGCATGA
- the lpxD gene encoding UDP-3-O-(3-hydroxymyristoyl)glucosamine N-acyltransferase, translating into MEFTVSQIAELLSGKIEGDGSQKVSRLDKIQEGKTGGISFLSNLKYEPFIYTTSSSAVIVSLDFEPVKPITTTLIRVKDPYSAFTQLLEAYAQFTKQSKVGVEQPSYMDDSSKMGEGGYRAAFSYIGKNCKIGDQVSIHGQAYIGDNVQIGDRCIIHAGAKIYKDTVIGNDCEIHPNVVIGADGFGFAPQEDKTYKNIPQLGNVIIEDKVSIGSNSTIDCATMGSTIIKKGVKIDNLVQIAHNVIIGENTVIAAQSGISGSTEIGKNCIIAGQVGIIGHLKIADNTTIGAKTGISKSITKSGQTIFGYMGYEMKEFLKSYSIFKNLPSLQNKIKELEKKQ; encoded by the coding sequence ATGGAATTTACCGTCAGTCAGATTGCAGAGCTCTTAAGTGGAAAAATAGAAGGAGATGGCTCCCAAAAAGTTAGCAGACTTGACAAGATCCAAGAAGGTAAAACAGGCGGGATCAGTTTTTTGTCCAACCTCAAGTATGAGCCTTTTATTTATACAACCTCATCATCTGCAGTAATTGTCTCCCTTGACTTTGAACCTGTCAAGCCTATAACCACAACCCTGATCAGGGTAAAAGACCCCTATTCCGCATTCACACAGCTTTTGGAGGCTTACGCACAATTTACCAAACAGTCTAAGGTGGGTGTGGAACAACCTTCTTACATGGACGACTCCAGTAAAATGGGAGAGGGAGGTTATAGAGCTGCTTTCAGTTATATTGGTAAAAACTGTAAAATTGGAGACCAGGTAAGCATCCATGGCCAGGCATATATTGGTGACAATGTACAGATCGGTGACAGATGTATCATTCATGCTGGTGCCAAAATCTATAAGGACACAGTCATTGGTAATGACTGCGAAATCCATCCTAATGTAGTCATTGGCGCTGACGGTTTCGGCTTTGCTCCGCAGGAGGACAAAACCTATAAAAACATCCCTCAGCTGGGCAATGTGATTATCGAAGACAAAGTAAGTATTGGTTCCAACAGCACGATTGACTGTGCCACCATGGGGTCAACCATTATCAAAAAGGGCGTTAAAATAGATAACCTTGTGCAGATTGCGCACAATGTCATCATTGGAGAGAACACAGTCATTGCAGCACAATCTGGAATTTCTGGATCCACAGAAATCGGAAAAAATTGTATCATTGCAGGGCAAGTAGGTATAATCGGCCATTTAAAAATTGCGGATAACACCACCATAGGAGCTAAAACAGGCATTAGCAAATCTATCACCAAATCAGGTCAAACGATTTTTGGATATATGGGATACGAAATGAAAGAGTTCTTGAAGTCTTACTCCATTTTTAAAAATCTCCCTTCTCTGCAGAACAAAATTAAAGAACTGGAAAAAAAACAATAA
- a CDS encoding HD domain-containing protein, with protein MKSHKILNDPVYGFITIPSELIYNIIDHPFFQRLRRIKQLGLTDLVYPGALHTRFHHAIGAMHLMSITLDNLRNKGHEISDQEYEASLIAILLHDIGHGPFSHALEYTLLKGIPHESLSLLLMESLNNQFNGQLDLALRIFKNNYERKFFHQLVSSQLDIDRLDYLQRDCFFTGVSEGTIGADRIIKMMNIKDDQIVVEEKGLYSIENFLSARRLMYWQVYLHKTTVSAEKMLINLITRAKDLEQSGTQLEGSEAFKYMLQNNFTLTDFQHSSDLQEIFASLDDFDIWGAIKIWKKHDDLVLSNISDMFLTRNLFKIKLSNVPFEESYLKEMEQTVTKDLGITNEELPYFLSSGSISNYAYVAKEKVLILTKKGEVMDVAQAADLPNIKAMSKIVKKYYACRAKNLTLR; from the coding sequence TTGAAAAGCCACAAAATACTTAACGACCCTGTTTACGGTTTTATCACCATTCCCAGTGAGTTGATTTACAACATAATCGACCATCCATTTTTCCAGAGGTTACGGAGGATCAAACAACTTGGTTTAACTGACTTGGTCTACCCCGGTGCCCTTCATACCAGGTTCCATCACGCCATCGGCGCCATGCACTTGATGAGCATTACTTTGGACAACCTGCGAAACAAAGGCCATGAAATAAGTGATCAGGAATATGAAGCTTCTCTCATCGCTATTTTACTTCATGACATTGGACATGGGCCTTTTTCCCATGCTTTAGAATACACCTTATTGAAAGGTATTCCTCATGAGTCACTATCCTTATTGCTCATGGAGTCTTTAAATAATCAATTTAACGGCCAATTAGATCTCGCTTTAAGAATTTTTAAGAATAATTATGAGCGGAAATTCTTTCACCAACTGGTTTCCAGCCAGTTGGACATTGACCGACTGGATTACCTCCAAAGGGACTGCTTCTTTACAGGTGTGTCAGAAGGTACGATTGGTGCTGACAGGATTATCAAAATGATGAACATCAAAGACGATCAAATCGTCGTGGAGGAAAAAGGGCTTTATAGTATAGAAAATTTCCTCAGTGCAAGGAGGCTGATGTATTGGCAGGTTTACTTACATAAAACTACGGTCAGCGCCGAAAAAATGCTCATCAACTTGATCACCAGGGCCAAAGATTTAGAGCAGTCGGGCACCCAACTGGAAGGTTCTGAAGCCTTCAAGTACATGCTCCAAAACAACTTCACCTTAACAGATTTCCAACATTCTTCTGACTTACAGGAAATTTTTGCCAGCTTGGATGATTTTGACATTTGGGGGGCGATCAAAATATGGAAAAAACATGATGACCTGGTGCTCAGCAATATTTCGGATATGTTTTTGACCCGGAATTTATTTAAAATAAAACTCAGCAACGTACCTTTTGAAGAAAGTTATTTGAAAGAAATGGAACAAACCGTCACCAAAGACTTAGGTATTACCAATGAGGAGCTCCCTTATTTCTTGTCTTCTGGTTCTATTTCCAACTATGCCTATGTAGCCAAAGAAAAAGTATTGATCCTGACCAAAAAAGGAGAAGTCATGGATGTTGCCCAAGCAGCAGACCTTCCCAACATCAAAGCCATGAGCAAAATTGTCAAAAAGTACTATGCTTGTCGGGCTAAAAATTTAACTTTGCGGTAA
- a CDS encoding bifunctional response regulator/alkaline phosphatase family protein encodes MQKFKILWADDEIDLLKPHIMFLEQKGYDITTVNSGNDAIEKVESSNYDVIFLDEMMPGMTGLETLQQVKILKPQTPVVMITKSEEEHIMDDAIGGKIADYLIKPINPNQILLSVKKILQNKQLISEKTNLSYQQDFSKISMAYNDAIDHAEWADIYKRLTYWELEIDKTENKSMQEVLDTQKAEANANFARFIKDNYLDWLNDADSDKPILSHRVMKEKVFPALEGNDKPLFFVVIDNLRLDQWEIIEPILSDYFNVKSEDTYYSILPTTTAYARNALFSGMMPLDMARFHPDLWEGEDTDEGKNNNEADFLRINLQKNRIQAKSSYHKILQASQGKSVLDQFPNLMNNDLNVLVYNFVDMMSHARTDMKMIRELAPDESAYRSITESWFLHSSLFELFKKVSESGCEVIVTTDHGTKKVNRPYKIIGDRKVTTNLRYKQGKNLNFESGKVFEIARPEDAKLPRFNVSTSYVFAVEDYFFAYPNNYNYYVNYYRDTFQHGGVSLEEVIVPIMHLSPKQY; translated from the coding sequence ATGCAAAAATTTAAAATTCTCTGGGCTGATGATGAGATCGATTTGTTGAAGCCTCACATCATGTTCTTAGAGCAAAAAGGATATGACATCACTACTGTAAACAGTGGTAACGATGCCATAGAAAAAGTAGAATCATCCAATTACGATGTGATTTTTTTAGATGAAATGATGCCGGGAATGACGGGGTTGGAGACACTGCAGCAAGTGAAAATCCTCAAGCCACAAACTCCGGTTGTGATGATTACAAAGAGTGAGGAGGAGCATATCATGGATGATGCCATCGGAGGTAAAATCGCGGATTACCTGATCAAACCCATTAACCCAAACCAGATTTTGCTTTCGGTTAAGAAAATTCTTCAGAATAAGCAGTTGATCAGTGAAAAGACCAACTTGTCCTACCAGCAAGATTTTTCTAAGATCAGTATGGCCTATAATGATGCCATTGATCATGCAGAATGGGCAGATATTTACAAGCGTCTGACTTATTGGGAACTGGAAATAGATAAGACAGAGAATAAAAGCATGCAGGAGGTTTTGGACACCCAGAAAGCTGAAGCCAATGCCAACTTTGCCAGGTTTATTAAGGACAATTATTTGGATTGGTTGAATGATGCCGATTCCGATAAACCTATTTTGTCACATAGGGTGATGAAGGAGAAGGTCTTTCCTGCTTTGGAGGGAAATGATAAGCCTTTGTTTTTTGTGGTGATAGATAACTTGAGGCTGGATCAGTGGGAGATTATTGAGCCGATTTTGAGTGACTATTTCAATGTAAAGTCAGAAGATACCTATTATAGTATTTTGCCTACCACTACAGCTTATGCCAGAAATGCGCTTTTCAGTGGTATGATGCCTTTGGACATGGCAAGATTTCATCCGGACTTATGGGAAGGAGAAGATACTGATGAAGGTAAAAATAACAATGAAGCTGATTTTCTGAGGATAAATTTGCAGAAGAACAGGATTCAAGCAAAGTCCAGTTACCATAAGATCCTCCAAGCTAGCCAGGGGAAATCAGTTTTGGATCAGTTTCCTAATTTGATGAATAATGATTTGAATGTTTTGGTCTATAATTTTGTGGACATGATGTCTCATGCTAGAACGGATATGAAGATGATAAGAGAGCTGGCACCAGACGAATCAGCTTATCGTTCCATTACCGAAAGTTGGTTTCTTCACAGTTCACTTTTTGAGTTGTTTAAGAAAGTCAGCGAATCAGGATGTGAAGTGATTGTGACTACTGACCATGGTACCAAAAAAGTAAATAGGCCATATAAAATCATAGGAGATAGAAAAGTGACCACCAACTTAAGGTACAAGCAAGGGAAGAACCTGAACTTTGAGTCAGGGAAGGTTTTTGAGATTGCCAGACCGGAAGATGCCAAATTGCCTCGCTTTAATGTGTCTACAAGTTATGTTTTTGCAGTAGAAGATTATTTCTTTGCATATCCGAACAATTACAATTATTATGTAAATTACTACAGAGATACTTTCCAACATGGAGGGGTTTCTTTGGAGGAAGTGATTGTTCCTATTATGCATCTGTCACCAAAGCAGTATTAG
- the tsaE gene encoding tRNA (adenosine(37)-N6)-threonylcarbamoyltransferase complex ATPase subunit type 1 TsaE, with protein sequence MKKIICEDISELPSVAKEVVENCKDVPIWVFKGDMGAGKTTLIKAIAKEFGVGDLVSSPSFSIVNEYLNHEGKTFYHFDFYRIEEQEEVLEIGVDEYFYSGNYCWIEWAEKIPDYLPEEFYLISIEVNEEGFREMRIKRI encoded by the coding sequence TTGAAGAAAATTATTTGTGAAGACATCAGTGAGCTGCCCTCTGTAGCTAAGGAAGTTGTTGAAAATTGTAAAGATGTACCTATTTGGGTATTTAAGGGGGATATGGGAGCGGGTAAGACAACACTTATCAAAGCTATCGCCAAAGAGTTTGGCGTGGGAGATCTGGTAAGTAGTCCTTCATTTTCGATAGTAAACGAATACCTCAACCATGAAGGGAAGACTTTCTATCATTTCGATTTTTATCGAATTGAAGAGCAGGAAGAAGTGTTGGAAATAGGGGTAGATGAATATTTTTACAGTGGAAATTATTGTTGGATAGAATGGGCTGAGAAAATCCCTGATTATCTTCCTGAGGAATTTTACTTGATTTCAATTGAAGTTAATGAAGAAGGATTTAGGGAGATGAGGATAAAAAGAATTTAA